In the Salmo trutta chromosome 13, fSalTru1.1, whole genome shotgun sequence genome, GAAAGTTAGCTATAGATGAACAAGCATGGAGAGAATTCATAGCCAGGTTAAAtaacgttaacgttagctagctagctacagtagctaaataGCTAGCGCTAGGTCTACCACCTGTTGCAATACACCAGACAGCAGTGCCTTTCAATACATTCAAACTATTTGGTACGAATACTGTGAATCAAATGGTGAACAGTAACGTTAGTTATCCTTCTaacacaaaacacatggaaatacTCACAGTAAACTTGCTTGCTTAAAGTTCTTGCGACCCCTGTGCTAACTTTACAGCTAAATGTTGACAAAATCAACTTTGTAGCGAGTGATCTCTGTTACTATGGAAACGAGATGAGAGTGGTGCATGCATGCCCTCTACAGACAGAAGTGAGATGCTACTACTTCAGGATGCAGACACCGTCTGCATCCTGAAATGATGGCTCTGGCACATAAAGCTCTTTCATCACACCAGAGTAGACAATGAACATGTTTAGATATGAAGCATAATTTATTTTCAATACAAGACAAATTTATGGTATAAATATGTTCTTATTCAGGGGCTAAAAATACAATGTATGACAAACATGTATAGTATCAAATATTTCCTACTGTTAAATAATGTAGGCATTTCTGCAATAAACATGGCCATTATAAGGAGGTAAAATGACATTTATAGTACAGGAGGAAGAATGTCAGGAGCATCTTATGTTTCAGTTTGCTCTAGGGCTGTTCTGGAGTCTCCCTGATCATGCATTGTCttattcctcttcctcctcagtagCTCTGTGGATGGAAAAACAaatgtaacatacagtattatgcAATTCCAAGAGGAGAAACAGAACTGCAAAGCAGATGTGGTCCTGATGTGTAAAGAATCAATACATAGGCCTATGCAACAGAAGAGTTAGTGTAAAATTACCTCAATCATGTCGTAGATCCAGCCGAGAAACTCGGCCACCTTGGTGTAGACTCCGGGGTGGTTGGGCTCAGCGCAGCCTGTACCCCAGATCACCACGCCCACCAGTCTCCACACGTTGTCAATTTGACAGACTAGCGGACCGCCACTGTCCCCCTGGGCAGAGAACAGGGGCAGATATACATTGCTGTCAATTACACTGGTTACCAGATTACCACACTGACTGTTACGGGTTGAGATATTGTTAAGCCACAGTGATTTAGGGATTATGGGTTGGGATATTGTAGAATACTGAATCCTGAGCTGAATCCTGAGCTGAATCCTGAGCGCCACTGATGGTAGGACCTTGAATAAAGCTGGAGTGCCCTCTCAGGCACATGCCTAATGAGCTTTGTCTTTGATAATTTACAACAGTAAAGGGGGACACCTGGGGGGAAATATTCTCATTATAAAGAACCAATTCTACTTTTGTAAGACAACAACTCTCTGACCTTTGGTAAATCTCTTCATAAAACAAACCACAGGAGGAAGAACTCAGGTATTTTTTATGAACTAACCTGACATGCGTCCACTTTGCCCTCGGTGTATCCAGCACAGAGCATGCGGGGGGTGACCTCTCCATTGTACATGCAGGAACTGTTGCATTTCTTGGTGCTTATCAGTGGAACTGGAGCTTCTTTTAGAGTGGCAGGGATGAGAACTGTCAAAGAAAGTCAAACTAATGTAAATATACCTCTCATTTTTATGATTTAAATGTCTTTGTGCTATGAGGAAACATTTAACCATCGATATAGATACATTACATTTTCCTATTTAAATTATATTATTCATTTAACATAGTTGTACCATCATCTGGTTGAGTGTAGCCCCAGCCAGAGATCCAGCACTGTGTTCCTCCTGGTAGATCATGCTCGTACTGTGGCAGACAGATAGGCCTGATGGTAtctaaaacatttaataaaaaataatatttgGAATATTAGAAAACAGTGTAGGTCATGTTGAAGTTAATTTCAGTCATATTGGAACATGGTTTGGAGCTGATTGCTGTAATCATATAGTTGAGTTTTCCAGTCAGCCAAGGGAATACGTGGTGTATTCAAAAGTGAAGTAATCAAGTTCCCTGTCACCTGAGAAATTCAGAGGGGTCAGCAGTTTCATCAGAGCAATGTCATTGTCGTGGCTCCTGGGGTTGTATTTCTTGTTGTAAATGATCTTTTCCACTGCGTATCCAGTGTACTGAGCCATTTTAGCTGAACTGCGTGTGACAATACCAGCATAGACCACCCAACTGGACACCTGTGGTAGCCTATAACTGGAATGTTATAAAAGAAATGAAGAAGTGTGCATCGGCTAGATGGCTCTCCAATTCTCAATTGTATAAAGTATTAATTACTTTGTGCAAAAGAAAGTGAGAGCTATTGCTGTCCCTAGTCATCACTACACTGTCTTGAGtcagtgacctctgacctctaaccttttACCCCGAGGAGTCTTACTTGTGCACACAGTGGGCTGCGGTGACCACCCATTGGCTGGTGATGATGGTGCCTCCACAGGTGTGTCGGTTGCTGTAGTAGAGACTGACTTGCCAGGGCCACCTTCCCAAGGTAGCCTCCACTCCCCCGATTATCCT is a window encoding:
- the LOC115206372 gene encoding transmembrane protease serine 5-like isoform X2, with amino-acid sequence MNLDGDILSVIENPVAVSHPFHPEKTGVGGPQGAQSQSCHAWLRGIHSTNHVRLLLRPTSSQSPAGLGDTKETSFCNVTEDISVADPRKVFYRISPENSLLEIQLEKVPTWLPVCYERWNSSLGTLVCRQLGYLRLTKQKGVNLTDIGPNYTDGFIQITSEHKTSLENIWQLRGSCVTGKVIALKCFECGTRAKLPRIIGGVEATLGRWPWQVSLYYSNRHTCGGTIITSQWVVTAAHCVHNYRLPQVSSWVVYAGIVTRSSAKMAQYTGYAVEKIIYNKKYNPRSHDNDIALMKLLTPLNFSDTIRPICLPQYEHDLPGGTQCWISGWGYTQPDDVLIPATLKEAPVPLISTKKCNSSCMYNGEVTPRMLCAGYTEGKVDACQGDSGGPLVCQIDNVWRLVGVVIWGTGCAEPNHPGVYTKVAEFLGWIYDMIESY
- the LOC115206372 gene encoding transmembrane protease serine 5-like isoform X1, with translation MNLDGDILSVIENPVAVSHPFHPEKTGVGGPQGAQSQSCHAWLRGIHSTNHVSAHRLVRVLVAVCGVGLLGGLAVGVWFLVRLLLRPTSSQSPAGLGDTKETSFCNVTEDISVADPRKVFYRISPENSLLEIQLEKVPTWLPVCYERWNSSLGTLVCRQLGYLRLTKQKGVNLTDIGPNYTDGFIQITSEHKTSLENIWQLRGSCVTGKVIALKCFECGTRAKLPRIIGGVEATLGRWPWQVSLYYSNRHTCGGTIITSQWVVTAAHCVHNYRLPQVSSWVVYAGIVTRSSAKMAQYTGYAVEKIIYNKKYNPRSHDNDIALMKLLTPLNFSDTIRPICLPQYEHDLPGGTQCWISGWGYTQPDDVLIPATLKEAPVPLISTKKCNSSCMYNGEVTPRMLCAGYTEGKVDACQGDSGGPLVCQIDNVWRLVGVVIWGTGCAEPNHPGVYTKVAEFLGWIYDMIESY